CGGGAAGAGCTTCAGGCACAGATCCACGTTGACCATCCATCACCGCGTGCACTCGGGGGAGAGGCCCTACAAGTGCCCCGAATGCCACAAAAGCTTCAAGATCAGCTCGGAGTTGGTGCGGCACTGGCGGACCCACACCAGCGAGAGACCCTGCAAGTGTTCCCAGTGCCACAAGAGCTTCAAGAGCAGCTCGGAGCTGGTACGGCACTGGAGGACCCACACCGGCGAACGACCCTACGATTGCTCCCAATGCGGGCGACGGTTCAGCGACAGCTCCCAACTGGCGCGGCACTGGAGGACCCACACCGGAGAACGACCCTACAGTTGCTCCCAGTGCGGGCGACGGTTCAGCGACAGCTCCCAACTGGTACGGCACTGGCGGACCCACACCGGAGAACGACCCTACGATTGCTCCCAGTGCGGGAGACGTTTCGGTGACGGCTCCCAGCTGGCGCAGCACCAACGGACGCACGCCGTCAAGCACAAGCATCCCTACCCAACTTGCGGGAAGAGCTTGTCCAACCATCCCAGGCTCGCCAAGCACCGACAGATACACGCCGGTGAGAAGGATCTGCACTGCCCCGACTGCGGCAGAGGCTTCAACCGTCGCTCCAGCCTCCTGGTTCACCAGCGATCCCACCTGGAGCAGAAACCCTATATTTGCCTGGATTGCCCCAAAAGCTtcacctgcagctcccagctcatCCGGCATCGGCAGATCCATAGCGAGGAGAAGCCTTAGGGTTGCGCcgagagatttttttttttttttttgtgcagagCCGGTCTCGTCTCGCACCGGTTGAAGGTGGGGACCACCCCAACCGGGGACCGTCCCCATCCTGGTGGCGTCTCAGACCGACCTACACATCACGGTGGTCTCTGGTGGTAGCACCGAGGGGCAACCAACCCATCCACACACATCCCACCAGctaccatttttctttccctatatgtttttatatataaagggtttggggttttttttgggggggggggtgttaaaAGACACCCCCATCCTCTGTTTTTTTGCCTTAGATTGTAgatgaggggaagggagggtggGGAGACCCATGAGCTtcacacaagaaaaaagaaatcatggtaaaatggggttttttctagaTGTCACAGttcaatttctttaatttttcaaaccTCTTTTGGGTCTTTTTAAGGGGCGGGGATGGattgagagaaaaatcacatcCGAAATAAAAGTATTTGCGCGTTGGCATCGTGTGAGTATCTCTGTGGTGGTGATGAAGCAGGGGTTGCATGGGTGGAAAAGCCCTTTTTGGaggggaaaactgaaaaaaaaaatccccaatttTGGGGGGCCGGGAGCATCTTCTGCACCCAGAGGGTGTGAggacaccgcccccccccccaggaagcggctgcaggggtggtggggctgggctggagacCCTGGAGCTGGGATCGGGCTCTCCATCCCCTTCCGTTTCCTTTGGACAAGGATGAAGGTTCAAACCAAACCACGGATGAAGTTTATTAGGTGCCGACAATTACATCGCAGGGGTGCAGCATCCTTCCAAAACGTGGACGCCACGAGCCCACGTGTCCTCCTCGCCCTCCACCCACCCACGGATTTATCCCACCTCTCCCATCCTTGCAGCACCGTTGGGGAAAACTCAACTCTGCAGATGGTCGAGCCCTTGCCTGGATTAAAACGAGGAGTTTTGGGTTCAACGAGGCCAAACCAAGGAGGTGAGGGGAGGAAAAGTTTATTGCAGCCGAGTTCTTGCTTATTTTTGGCAGCACAAAGGGAGCAAGAGCAGGACACGGAGTTGGGCTGTGCCCATCTCCATCCCTAAGATGTTGCTGGAGCCCTTTGGACAACTCAAGAGTTTATTCAGCCAAAGACGAACCACAGATGGGCAGGACAGGACACCATGCCGCTGGATAACATcacgtgaaaaaaaaaaaactaagctgtaaatgaggaaaaactcaACCTGGTGGGTCCCAACAGGgttgtgggactgtttccaCCCCATTTCGGCCTTCCTGGAGAAGTTGAGTCCCCAGCGGTGCCTTCATAATCTCAGTCTGTTCCCAAATCCATTCCCCATTGGGCTGTGGAGGAAGCCCGTGGTCCATCTGGTGTTGCTTGATGCCACCAGAAGAAATGACCAGACCAAGCAGATGGGACTTTTTGGAGTCTAAAGTCAAGAAGTCCGCTCTTCCTAATGAACTTCTGCTGTTGGTTTGCATCCCACAGCTGAGCCCATCTCAGCAAATGGATGTTCCTACCTGCGTTCATCCAGGTCTCTACGGGGAATCGGGAAGATGTGGGGACCACCAGCCAGGTCTCTACCAAAGGTGGGTCACCAGGTCTCTACCCAACATGGGTCCTCCGATGGGTAATGAAGTTCGAACAGCGGATAAAGCTCTTCCCACAGTCGGGGCACTCGTAGGGCTTTCCTTCCCGGTGGGTCCTTTGGTGTTTAATCAAGGCAGAGCTCACGGTGAAGCTCCTACCGCACTCGGGACACTCGTAGGGCTTCTCCCCGGTGTGGATGCGTTGGTGGGTCATCAGGTTGGAGCTGCGGTTGAAGCTCTTCCCGCAGTCGGGGCAACGGTAGGGTCTCTCACCCGTATGTGTCCGCTGATGCCTGATGAGGTCCGAGCTATTCCTAAACCACTTCCCACAGTCAACGCATCTATAGGGCTTCTCCCCGGTGTGGACACGCTGGTGGATGATGAGGCTGGAGCTCTGGCTGAACGTCTTCTCGCACTCCTCACACTTATAGGGTCTCTCCCCGGTGTGGATCTTCTGGTGGCGGATCAGGTAGGAGCTGACGCTGAAGCTCTTCCCGCACTCGGGGCACTTGTAGGGTCTCTCCCCGGTATGGGTACGTTGGTGGGACGTGAGGTTGGAGCTCTGGTTGAAGCCCTTCCCACAATCGGGGCATTTGTAGGGCTTCTCGCCGGTGTGCAAGCGTTGGTGGGTGATGAGTGTGGAGCTGTCGCTGAAGCTCTTCCCACAATCGGGACACTTGTAGGGCTTCTCCCCGGTGTGCAGACGTTGATGGGTGATGAGATGGGAGCTACGGCTGAAGCTCTTCCCACACTCCAAGCACTTGTAGGGCTTCTCACCGGCGTGCAACCGCTGGTGGACTGCCAGGTTGGAGCTCCGGCTGAAGCTCCGGCCACATTCCTCGCAGATGGTCGGTCTCTCCTCCTCAGAGTTTCGTGGGGCGGGTTTGCAACCTCTCCCCGTGGGGCATCTTCTTGGCTTTTCCTCCCCGTTGACCTCCTGCTCCATGGAGCCCTTCAAAACAGCCTTTTCCGCAAAGTTCTGCCGGCGGAGTTTCTCCTCCCTGTTCTCCATCTCATCGCCTGCTGGAGGGAGGaacaaggagaggaaagggattTGCATCCGTgccagagggaaggggaaggagatcCTCCCAGATCCGTCTCCAGGACGGCATCAGCGACGGGGCTGTCCTACGCTCGGCTGAAAGATGGACGAGAAGAGAGGATGAAAGGTCAAGCGAATTCCTCCTCACCTGCCTGGGTATCTCGTAGCATCTCCTCTTCCACGCAGCCTCCTCCTCTCGATCTGGCCAAGATTCAGGAATAGGAAATCCTGTTTTGGGGAACGGGAAATCCTGTTCTGGGGGGTGCGTGTGTGAAAAAACCCAGCTGCAAGCACATTCCCCAGTTTGGGTTGTAGGTTGCTCCTGCCCAAGTCCATCCTTACCGGGATGTCAACGGGCAGGACACCACCAACACCTCGTGTCCATAAAACCCACAAGATACCACCCAtaaaaccctccaaaacaccAAGATACAGCCAAGACGTGGGGCCAGGGTTATAAAAACAAAGATCCATCCTCAAAagggaggtggaggagaaaTAAGGAGCTTGTCCTGCTTGGGAAAGGTGGTTATGGGAAGAGAAGGACCAGCATCATGTCCCTGCAAGCCCTGTCCCACCAGAGCTAGAGAGGGGACAAGGACAAGGGCAAGGTCAGCGACATCCCTCACTACGGCTCAGCCCCAAAATCACTCGCTCTCAGCCCAAAACCACCCAACGCAGCACCCAGACGTGAGCGGGAAAGAAACAGGACTGTGATGGACCACCCAGCTGGACCccaaggggtggggggggtctgCAATCAGCCCCCCAGGGCACTGCCCTCTGGAATTgcacagggaaactgaggcagggagcacGGATCCCCAAAAGGGCTCCCATAGGGCTGGGGAAGAACGGAGCCCTGGGCCCCCCCTTCTCTGTTACCCGAGGGGGGGTGATGCTCATGCCCACCCCAAGTGCCCTGGGACCATGGGGGGGGGCTGTCAAACACCGGGGCTGGGGTCCCCCCGCTCTGGGGTGATCCCTGCTCTGGGGTCCCAggggtccccccccaccccgggatCGCCCCTCTCTGGGctccctgctccaggctcctgggggtgccgggggtgTCCCCCCTCTCCGGGCACCCTGCTCCCATctcccgggacccccccagctcCGGGGTCCCCCAGCTCCGGGCTCACCCTGCTCCGGGGTCACAGGGTTCCcagggatccccccccccccctccgggcACCCCACTCCCAGCCCCCGGGAGCCCCCCAGCTCCGGGCTCACCCCTCTCCGGGTTCCCCGCTCCggggtccctgtgtgtcccccccttCTCCGAGCCCCCCCCTCTCCGGACCCCCAGCGATCCCCCCCGCTCTGGATTCACCCCCCCCTCCGCGTTCCCGGGGGTCGGAGctttgggcgggggggggggggtgggggtgcggGTATCCCCCCCCTCCGGGGACCCGGGGGTCTCCTCCCCGCCCGGGGGTCCCGGGACCggcccttcccctccccgccggtACCGGGCGTTCGCCGCGGGGCTGCGGGTTGACAAtggaggcggcggtggcggtGCCTGACCCAGGAAGACCAACCCCCCAacgctgggggggggacacacacacacatccccccccAACCACCCCCCGCATCCCTCCGTCCCCCCCGGCCAGGACCCGCCACCGGCTCATCCCCGCCCACCCCCGAAaatccccccccacctcccgggacaccccgccccccccccccccaaaaaaatatcCCCCGAGGGGTTTGTGCAGCTCAGCTCTGGAGTTCTGCAAGCTGcaaacagcccccccccccccgcctctgccaccccccccaaaaacacctcccggggaccccccccaatGGATGTTTGCGGCCCTGCAAGCTCCAAACactagccccccccccccccaaaaaaaaagaccccaccacctcccagggaccccccaatATCCCCCCAGTATATTTGTAGCTCAGCTCTGGAGTCCCGCAACCTCCAAtcatccccctcccccaaaaaaacccccacctcccagggacccccccgTATATTTGCAGCTCAGTTCTGAAACCCTGCAAACTCcaaacaccaccccccccccaaaaaaaaaaaaaaaaacaacacaaaacaccacctcccagggaccccccccccaggctgaGAACTGACCGCTCATCACAGCAGTGAGCAGCTCAATCACCCCCTGGGCTGGGGACAAAGTGGTGCCTGGCCTTTGGgacccctcctgcctcccccccatccccaaatccccccccccccatgccagGTCCTCATCCCACTTCCCTGTCCCTGCGCCCCTAAAATTACTCCTTAACGACCTGCAGCAATTAAAAATCTCTCTAGGAAGACACCTGACCAACAGCTTCAGGAACCAACCGTTTATTTCAGAGTAAGCGCACAAACAGTAGTACAATCTCCTGCATGAAACAACAGTAAATCCGATAATTCGCTAACACTGGgctaaaattaattattttttttatatatataaaatgataaTAATTAAGGGGCTTGCGAGTATTTCAAATTCCCTCATCAGACCGTTGTCTTTTAGCACGGAGCTGTGCAAGCATCCTCCGGACTAATAACCGACCATAAGGGCGGGAGACCATCCTAAAAGCGATTCCCACCACCGATGGTtgactattaatttttttttttaacatattctgGAATTTGTCTTGATTTTTCTGGTATCCGGGTGGCAGCTATTACATTTTAAGttgtattaaaatttaaatggtATTAAAGTTTATTGCGCCTGCTCCTTTGCCTGTTTCCACAGCTGACGTAAGACTTTACGCTGAAAAACGTTCAATTAAGAGATAAATTTGTACGGAAAGGGGGAGGGATGGTGTGGTGGTAGAGGGTTCAGTTAGTTCATAGTTCTTGGTAAGCGGTAATTTTGGGGCGGTATAGTTAAAATCGCATCCGGACTGGGtagtaaaaatacaaataggTAGATTAATACTTGTAGTGCGGCTATAAAGAGTCAATGGGCAGAGAATAACACCAGGGTTGTAAACATAAATGGCCGTTCCTGCCGTAGATGAGCATCATCTCGGTGGGTTCCTGGGGGTGCGATGGgaaacgcccccccccccaagggaaTTAAGGCACAGATTAGGGGTTCAGAAGGAATTTCCTTCACCCACGGACCCCGTTCCTTGCTCTGGGATGCAATCTTCAGCATCTACTGTTGGCCATCCTTTCATTCCTTGCCAAGGCTGTTGTCCATGTAGACGGACCATGGGTGTTGACCCAAAGATGCGATGGGGTAGGGTCGTTCAGAAGCAGCATCTCACATAGTCAAGCTACGTCCGTATTTCCATCATAAGCAAAGTTTCCCAAGTGCCACCAGGCTTGTAGGTAGATGACATTCGGCACCATCATCCCAGGCAATTTCATGAATTTCAGCAAGCAGACTTCTGGTGTCACCTTCTCTAGCGGTTTCAGCTTGGACCGACAGCAGGTAGACTTCTGGTGTCACTTTCTCTTGAAGCTTGGACCGGCAGTTGGGTCTGAAGGCAACTCAAAGCCAAGGAAACACTCCCTTGGGTTACCCCTAAGGCCTTTAGTAATAATGTGGTCACCATAAATTGGATGTTCTCATTAAGGGACAGTGTTTGGGGTCAACCGCTGTCCTATCCCCAGCTTAAGTAGCGACAATTGTAAGGGAATATGAAGATTTCACAGCGAGGTAGTCATTGCGTCTGGGTTATTGGCCAGGACTTTGGCATCAATACCATCAAGCATGCCCATGCCAGTCCCCAAAACAGAGGGGTCCCTGCATGGGCATAAGTTGAGCTGAGGTAGGATGAAGCCAGGCGAGCTGTCCCTCATGAAGAGTAAACGAGAAGGTGGGTCCAGTCGGGATGTATTTGCAAATACACTACTCATTTTAAGGAACATTTGGGATCCAGAAGTAGTTGTTGAGTATGATTTAGATcggatattaagaaaaatttctttgccaAAAGGGTTGtaaagcattggaacaggctgcccagggaagcggttgagtcacCAACCCTGGAGGTATTAAAAAGACACggagatgtggtgcttagggacatggtttagtggttggacttggcactgttgggttggactcgatgatcttaaagttcttttccaatcaaaatgatcccatgattctataattctatggttctattattttttttccaaatcacgTAGGCACCTACTTCAGTAATGACGGGGGATGAAGTTGAGGTTGAGCTGAGAAGGATGGTTGGAGAGTTGGTTGTGACAAGTCAGGGAGGAGACGGACTTGGAGATGAGGGAATAAGATTAAATTTAGAAGCAAGAGCCATCAGACCCTTAGCCCAAAGGCACTCGATGTCAACAGGGTGAGAAGAACAAGGGTCACGCTACAAAAAGCGACACAGGAACCCCGTGTCACCAGTAATTCACTAATACTGGGCTCAGATTGCTATCTGGGTGTGTGAAGACTTACACAACCATGGGTTGGACAGGTAGGACGTGGGGCAGATCTCCTTTGGATGAGCAACTTGGACCAGTTGATGGACTCAGGGCATCTCAAATTCTTTTATTGTTGAGCTGTGGAAGCACCATCTGGACTTGATGATTGATCATCAcatcccacctctgctcccactCTGTGCCGggtctttcttttctgcacGTGGTGCTCGGACACATCACGCAAAGCAACGCCAGCCCTGGTCCTCCTGTGAATCTCCTGGTGCCTCGTACGGTGGGAAGCTTGGCGGAAGGTTTTTTTGCAGATGGGACAGGTATAGGGTTTTTCTCCCGTGTGGATTCGTTGGTGGGTGACAAGGAGAAAATTAGAGTGGAAATTTTTCCCGCAGTCGGAGCAtctgtaaggtctcccctcgGTGTGGAACCGCTGATGCTTCAGGAGAGCTGCGATGGCACCAAAACATTCCCCACAACTGGGACACTTAAAGGGTTTCTCCTCGGTGTGGCTCTTCCGGTGTCTCCGAAGGGTCGAGCCATCGTTGTAGCACTTCTCACAGTCGGGACACTTGAAGGGTCTCTCCCCAGTATGGATTCGTTGGTGTTTCAGTAGAGTCGCGCTGTGGCTGAAGGTCTTCTCGCACTTGGAACATCTATAGGGTCGCTCTCCGACATGGGTAGACCGGTGAAGGACCAGAGCTGACTTTCCATGGAAGCTCTTACTACAGTAGGGGCATTTATAACGTCCCTCCCCTGAGTGGGCTCCCTGAGATGccctctgcttcttttccatgTGGATTTTCTTGTGTTTGATGAGTCCAGAACTGTCTGTGTAGCTTTGCCCGCAATCCGTACATTTGTACGGTCTCTCCCCAGTGTGGCTTCGCTGGTGTCTCGTAAGGTGGGAGCTCAATCGAAAGCTTTTATCACAGTTGAGACAGTTGTAGGGTTTCTCCCCGGTGTGGATTCTCCGATGGGCGACGAGGTCTGAACTCATGATGAAGCTCTTCCCGCATTCGGGGCACTTGTAGGGTTTCTCCCCAGTGTGGACCCGCTGGTGAACGATAAGGGTCGATCTCCGGTTGAAGGCCTTCCCGCACACCGAGCACTTGAACGGCTTCTCTCCCGTATGGATCCGCTGATGAATGGCCAGGTACCGTCTCAAGCTGAAGTTCTTCCCACACGCAAGACACCGAAAAGGATTGTCCACGCTATGGGTGGCTTCGTGGGCCAGCAGATACGCGCTCAACCGAAAGGTCTTCCCGCAAACGAGGCAGACGTAGGGTTTCTCTCTGGTGTGGATCTTCCGATGGGTGCTGAGGGTGGAGGTGAGACGGAAACACTTCCCGCATTCTGCGCACTTGTAAGGCTTCTCACCCGTATGGATCCGCTGATGCTTGTTGAGAGCTGACCCAACTCGGAAACCCTTCCCGCACTCGTGGCAGGTGAAGGGCTTTTCACCGGTGTGGATGCGCTGGTGGGGGATGAGAAAGGACCTCCGACTGAAGATCTTCCCACAGTCGGGACAGCTGTAGAGGGCCTTGTGCATGGCCACTTCTGCCTTCCCAGCAATGTTCTTCCCACTCTTGCTGCAGCTGTAGGTCCTCTTTGTTGCACGGCTCCCATGGCAGGCTTGCAGCCGTCCACTCCTTCTCGGTGATGGGCGTCCACGGAAGTCATTGCTCGGTTCTTCAGAGGCTTGTTGCGGTTGACTCTCACACTCGTGCTGCGCCGTTGGGTTTGGCTCTTGGAGGATGTCTACCTCAGATGGGTACCAACACAGCTCACATTCTTCTAGTTCCTCCAGACCACTTTCCTCCCCATCCGCCATCCCGTCAGCTGTAGGAATGAAAATCCCAAGCCCAGTCAGAGCAGCGCCTTTACCAAAGTTCCTATGAAAGTTTGAGGCTCTGATGCCCAGATCTAGcctgctcagcagcaccagTGGTACCAGAGGGTGGTGCTGGCGGTGACCCCAGGCTACAATCCCACATCAATGCAGCTCACAGGGCATGAGGACACAGGATAAGGCCATGGGAAAGAGATCTACTGAGGGTTACCAGACAGAGAAGGTCCATATGGACCTCTGGGCTGAGGAAACACCATCgtgcccttctcctcccctgctgCCAACCTGCCCAAGGGACTTCTCCTCTGTGCCACCCCTTCCCACCACATCCAGAGCACCACCCATCGCTCCACCACAAAGACCTGGAGAAGAAAGACCGTGCATTGATGGGATCCCACCTTCACTCGCACCCCATGGGTGGGATGTGACCAGCCACCGCCTCCCCCTGTGTCCCAAAGCACCATCGACCACCCAGCATCCACCAGGACCTGGTGCTAGGACCCATGCGTTGGGCAGGacccaaccaccaccaccctgccccacacctGCATCTCACCGCAGCCACCCCCGGGGCTCTcagggctcagccccacggTACAGCCCGTGGATCCCCCCCCGTGggagcggggcagagggggccggggctgccccgggccccccctccccggttaCCTGCGGGATGCGGCGGGGGCAGAAcccggggcagggggatgcTCCCGGGGGGCGCTGCGGGGCGCTCCGTGGTCCCCGTGAAGGCTCCTCCTGTGACCCGGATACAGTGAGCGGTGGAGCCgcatccttcctcctcttcctcctcctccagccctcctcttcctgctcttaCTcatcctccatccctcctccttttcctgctcctgctcctcctcctcctcttcttccatcCCTCCGCCTACTCCAACCCTCCTattccaaccctcctgctcctcctccttctcctgctgctcctcctccctccctactccatccctcctcctcttcctgctcctgctcctcctcttcctccatccctccgCCTACTCCAACCCTcctactcctcctcctcctcctggctcctcctcctcctcctgctcctcctccatccctactcctcttcctgctcatgctcctcctccttgttctcctgctcctcctccatccctacTCcgtccctcctcctcttcctgctcctcctcttcttccatcCCTCCGCCTActccatccttcctcttcctgctcctcctccatcgccacctcctcctcctccatcctccaACCTTACTCcttttcctgctcctcctcctcctccacccctcctccttctctatGCCGCCTCCTctgtccctccctcctccatcctTACTcatcctccatccctccttctccctctcctcctcctctcggCACCAGCGCCCACCCTTGGTCCCCACTTTCccaccctccaccccccccaaaactcatCGCACCCCCCAGGAGGGCCAAGGATGAAGATGGGTCAGGTTGGGTtggggcagcactgggctgTTGGCTGCTCCCACCTGCTGCGGGTGAAcccaggaaggggaaaagaaggggaaaagcgaaaaaacttgtgggtggagataaaaatagtttaataagagaaggagaaggaatagaaagagaaggaggatgagaaaggggggaggaagaggagaaggagaagaaagagaaagaggaggaggaggagaaagagaagagaaaaagacaagaaggaaaaagaggaggaggaggagaaagagaagagaaagagaaagaagaaggaggaggagaagaaagaaggaggaggagaaagaaggagaagagaaagaaagggaaagagaaagaaggaagaggaagaggaggagaaagagaggaggaggaggagaaagaaagaaaaagaagaagaaggaaaaggaggagaaggagttATGCCATGGCCATTACTCACCATCTCCCATGGAGACACAGATGCCCAGACAGTTCCTGACCAAAATCCggccacccccccaccccagccccctcctctccGCGTTACGGCTGAGCAGGACGGGACACGGCCAGGGACATCTCTGCGGCTGGGATGGGTTGGGGCGTCCACCTGGTTGCCTCCCCCCTCCCaatttcttgtgcacccccaaaTCTATTCACTGTCAAATGAACAGGACACGAACCTGAAAGACATTTTGAGTAAAATCCACAATATTTCAtagaaacttcaaaaaaaaaaaaaagagatttcttcTATTTACTATGGGgacatatacacatacacttGGCTGTACgtgcgtgtatatatatgtatgcacgCACATACATAACGAAGGGACCATCCCGCGCGCTTGATTTTTATTGCAGGGTCCTGGCTGGATTTTTGCTTCCTCCAAACCTCCCAAAGTTGGGGGATTTTTGGCCAAAGTTTCTCCTGTTGGCAGCATCTCCTTCCTCACGGTAAAGTAGTCCCCGAGGCGACGGCGAGAGCGGCTCATCCTCCCTCCGCCGTCACGGTGCAGCATCCCACCGGGAAGCACGAGAACTTCAGCCTTGGTGAGCACCATCATTGAAGTTCATCTTCACAGTTTGTAATCAAGTAATAATTAACGGTACATGCTTTTAACGAAGAGAGCGGTGAACAGGGAGAGATAAACACATTAAGAGCAAACCGAATAAAAAACACCACGATGGTCACAGCTTGTAAAACATGACGTGAGATGCCAACCAACATCCCACCAAAATGTCGTACCAAGGCTGTCCAGCAGTTTGTTCAACCTTGGGTCTTGTTAACGACCTCGCTGGCTAACGAGGCTTTACGATCCCTTTGGATTCATGGGAGCACCCTGTTTTTGCCAGGAAGGCAGCATTTCTTGAACATCTCCTTTCCCTGGACCCACAAGTCCCCATGGAGATGCTGGGGCTCTTGGATTTGATGGTCCCATGTGCTGGGGTGAAGGAAGAGCCACGTTGTCCACGTACCCAAGGCACCTGCTGGtaactctcctcctcctttacaCCTACGTGCAGGCACTCATGTTTAAAAGTAGAGAGGGGCTCACACGGcccctcaccccccaaaaaaaaacccttggtGGGGCATTAGCATCCCCCAGACATCTCTGAATTTCCCCCTCCAAGATCACCAGGCTCATGGGATGAAACCAAAGGGGTGGAAGTCCCTACCTAGGGAGGCCACAACCCCCTAATTTCGTGTCACGTCACCCGCTGGAGAAGCTCCTTGGCCCACTGGCACCTCCTCCAGGTGGGTCCTCTGATGGAGAACACACTCGGCACCCACGCTGAATGACTTCCCGCAGATCAGGCACGCGTGGGAGTTCTCCTGCGTGTGGATCTGCTGGTGCGTGGCGAGGTGGGAGCTGGTCCGAAAGGTTTTCTGGCATTGCTGGCAGCTGTACGGCATCTCCCCGGTGTGGATGCGCTGGTGCAAGATGAGTTTTTGCTTCTGAGTAAAGGATTTCCCGCAATCAGAGCAGGAAAAGGGTTTttctccagtgtgggtcctccGATGCCTGGAAAGGCTCGAGTTTTGGGTGAAGCATTCCCCGCACTCGGGACACTCGTACGGTCTCTCTCCCTTATGGATCCTATGGTGGGAGACGAGGTTGGAGAAGTCATTGAAGGTCTTTCCGCAATCCGGGCACTTGTAGGGTCGTTCTCCCGTGTGATTTCTCTGGTGGCGTCTCAGGCTGTTCCTCCAACAGAAGGTCTTCCCACACTCTGGGCATTTATGGGTCTTCTGCTTGGCACGGGCCATCGGCTTGCTTGTGGCTGTGTGGGTGTCCTTCATGCCACCCCCTTGTCTCA
This window of the Grus americana isolate bGruAme1 chromosome 32, bGruAme1.mat, whole genome shotgun sequence genome carries:
- the LOC129198288 gene encoding zinc finger protein 11-like isoform X1 gives rise to the protein MADGEESGLEELEECELCWYPSEVDILQEPNPTAQHECESQPQQASEEPSNDFRGRPSPRRSGRLQACHGSRATKRTYSCSKSGKNIAGKAEVAMHKALYSCPDCGKIFSRRSFLIPHQRIHTGEKPFTCHECGKGFRVGSALNKHQRIHTGEKPYKCAECGKCFRLTSTLSTHRKIHTREKPYVCLVCGKTFRLSAYLLAHEATHSVDNPFRCLACGKNFSLRRYLAIHQRIHTGEKPFKCSVCGKAFNRRSTLIVHQRVHTGEKPYKCPECGKSFIMSSDLVAHRRIHTGEKPYNCLNCDKSFRLSSHLTRHQRSHTGERPYKCTDCGQSYTDSSGLIKHKKIHMEKKQRASQGAHSGEGRYKCPYCSKSFHGKSALVLHRSTHVGERPYRCSKCEKTFSHSATLLKHQRIHTGERPFKCPDCEKCYNDGSTLRRHRKSHTEEKPFKCPSCGECFGAIAALLKHQRFHTEGRPYRCSDCGKNFHSNFLLVTHQRIHTGEKPYTCPICKKTFRQASHRTRHQEIHRRTRAGRPTICEECGRSFSRSSNLAVHQRLHAGEKPYKCLECGKSFSRSSHLITHQRLHTGEKPYKCPDCGKSFSDSSTLITHQRLHTGEKPYKCPDCGKGFNQSSNLTSHQRTHTGERPYKCPECGKSFSVSSYLIRHQKIHTGERPYKCEECEKTFSQSSSLIIHQRVHTGEKPYRCVDCGKWFRNSSDLIRHQRTHTGERPYRCPDCGKSFNRSSNLMTHQRIHTGEKPYECPECGRSFTVSSALIKHQRTHREGKPYECPDCGKSFIRCSNFITHRRTHVGERHYGCPECGKTFGCRSVLLTHQKIHAGDKPYTCIDCGKIFSQSSDLTKHRRIHTRERPYGCAECGKTFSLHSHLLSHQRTHKGEKPYACPKCRKSFNDSSNLITHHTGEKPCRCPECGKGFGRLLHLHRHQRTHMGEKPFTCLKCGKSFRRNKELVTHQRLHTGRLPFQCGHCGKSFSWSSHFDRHQRVHTGEKPYQCPECGKRFSRSSHLYRHQRTHAGGRSYICTYCGRSFGSTLHFDRHQRTHTGQRPYKCTLCRKSFGDGPALVKHQRLHLGDGPFRCEECGKAFGARAQYARHRRSLHGGSEKPYRCGDCGKSFSWSSHWERHQRIHTGERPYQCGDCGKRFGRTSHLYRHQRTHAGGQPHVCADCGKSFNSTLHFHKHQRAHAGPRHACPDCGKAFADGSALAKHRRAHAGEKPFPCPQCGRRFGVSSHLHRHLRSHGEEEPPEEPPDELTPR
- the LOC129198288 gene encoding zinc finger protein 239-like isoform X2; this encodes MLRDTQAGDEMENREEKLRRQNFAEKAVLKGSMEQEVNGEEKPRRCPTGRGCKPAPRNSEEERPTICEECGRSFSRSSNLAVHQRLHAGEKPYKCLECGKSFSRSSHLITHQRLHTGEKPYKCPDCGKSFSDSSTLITHQRLHTGEKPYKCPDCGKGFNQSSNLTSHQRTHTGERPYKCPECGKSFSVSSYLIRHQKIHTGERPYKCEECEKTFSQSSSLIIHQRVHTGEKPYRCVDCGKWFRNSSDLIRHQRTHTGERPYRCPDCGKSFNRSSNLMTHQRIHTGEKPYECPECGRSFTVSSALIKHQRTHREGKPYECPDCGKSFIRCSNFITHRRTHVG
- the LOC129198331 gene encoding zinc finger protein 135-like, with amino-acid sequence MEDAAVPLVPVPTACGGDTTKRDRDAEVPSDLESLKEEEKRQQDAPEQADAPVEPPTSSQQQSPRTEAGGSPLPGDNGSDEAPNTCRECGKSFRRRSALVNHHRIHTGERPFSCPDCGRRFNRRYNLITHRRIHTGDKPCKCPDCGKSYRASSTLIRHQKTHTGERPYRCEECGKSFRHRSTLTIHHRVHSGERPYKCPECHKSFKISSELVRHWRTHTSERPCKCSQCHKSFKSSSELVRHWRTHTGERPYDCSQCGRRFSDSSQLARHWRTHTGERPYSCSQCGRRFSDSSQLVRHWRTHTGERPYDCSQCGRRFGDGSQLAQHQRTHAVKHKHPYPTCGKSLSNHPRLAKHRQIHAGEKDLHCPDCGRGFNRRSSLLVHQRSHLEQKPYICLDCPKSFTCSSQLIRHRQIHSEEKP